Proteins from a single region of Gasterosteus aculeatus chromosome 20, fGasAcu3.hap1.1, whole genome shotgun sequence:
- the LOC120811187 gene encoding free fatty acid receptor 2-like: MQQCHTGLCLSVYIFTFVLGFPANVLAFYTFFKKVRRKPTPIDILLLNLTISDLLFLVFLPFKMQEVRNGMRWDMPYILCPLSGFVFYMTIYNSTFFLTAVSVERYLGVAFPIQHTLKRRPAYASAASVFFWIFSFIHLSIVVIVPFIGPQRSPNGTSEHAVADKWDVCYTNFTESQLRVLLPVRLEICVVLFCIPFLISSYCYINFIRILSKLQHIGRRRRLRAIGMALGTLLVYALCFGPYNVSHIVGFVTWRSPSWRDKALLCSTFNACLDPLIFYFSSSAVRKTVGGVIGGVRSHLDRSCHVLQALCGGTNKPARDKERKQEEINAI, from the coding sequence ATGCAGCAGTGCCACACCggactgtgtctgtctgtctacatATTCACCTTCGTGCTGGGCTTCCCGGCCAACGTCCTCGCCTTCTACACCTTTTTCAAGAAGGTGAGGCGGAAACCCACCCCCATCGACATCCTGCTCCTCAACCTGACCATCTccgacctcctcttcctcgtctttcTGCCCTTCAAGATGCAGGAAGTGAGGAACGGCATGCGCTGGGACATGCCCTATATCCTCTGCCCGCTGTCGGGCTTCGTCTTCTACATGACCATCTACAACAGCACCTTCTTCCTCACCGCGGTCAGCGTGGAGCGCTACCTGGGCGTGGCCTTCCCCATCCAGCACACGCTGAAGAGGCGACCGGCGTACGCCAGCGCCGCCAGCGTCTTCTTCTGGATCTTCTCCTTCATCCACCTGAGCATCGTGGTCATCGTGCCCTTTATCGGCCCTCAGCGCTCCCCGAACGGCACCTCGGAACACGCCGTCGCCGACAAGTGGGACGTGTGCTACACGAACTTCACGGAGAGCCAGCTGCGGGTGCTGCTGCCCGTGCGCCTGGAGATCTGCGTGGTGCTCTTCTGCATCCCCTTCCTGATCAGCAGCTACTGCTACATCAACTTCATCCGAATCCTGTCCAAGCTGCAGCACATCGGGCGGCGCCGGCGTCTCCGGGCCATCGGCATGGCCCTGGGAACCCTGCTGGTGTACGCGTTGTGCTTCGGCCCGTACAACGTGTCGCACATCGTCGGGTTCGTCACGTGGAGGAGCCCCAGCTGGCGGGACAAGGCGCTGCTCTGCAGCACCTTCAACGCTTGTCTGGACCCTCTCATTTTCTACTTCTCCTCCTCGGCGGTGAGAAAGACGGTGGGTGGCGTGATAGGAGGGGTTAGGAGTCACCTCGACAGGTCCTGTCACGTGCTCCAGGCCTTGTGTGGGGGGACGAACAAGCCCGCAAGAGATAAGGAACGCAAACAAGAGGAGATCAATGCTATCTGA
- the LOC120811100 gene encoding uncharacterized protein LOC120811100, whose amino-acid sequence MRQPLLLLSLSLAVLLWASARAQNQVEIKFQTDPVLVQTGSEIVLTVLTVLTAPQVFNVLWQYQGVGVAQWSQTGPSTNAGTQFEGRIAVTANQLRIKGAQLRDAGAFTVTVEPAATTGLLPNSGSVQLRVFEAVAGVTLQVPSIAVEGRNVSLSCTWTSGTEITVQWGKGGASVPSDPSITISGGSLVINPARRGDAGDYSCTASNPVSAQTATQRLTVYYGPDTPVLTKVSPKVCVGGGDVMVGQTARLTCTSDSLPPALFSWQRGGQAVASGQPDSGVLTVQTFSTQESARYVCTARNALIGSMSQQGTDLTIVATCLDVGEVVGIVIGCLLLILIIVLLVVLIVFLIRRRRAQQRHSDSAVPVQKTNPHLRPVPPDPLPNGARDLGQGPPPPLYHSNTHTLQPDRAHTDPRADRGDPQQLSGVPNADTQQQNGRTRTSGLLHNASQNANSDPRNGIDNRTFTHTDAPNATAQPQNPDVVIRAGDHQVSLNTLQQNNRAQMPTIHVNLTLYPNTGQQAQGENAFPLTDTNDRNASRNQQTVTHTGQSNPRMQSGQSYRSDPRANGHQDQPGLVQTGYTHYNGNNTSQRNANTQTYGQQPEPPRRADRNSWDLLRGTPAYPSGTPQRGQTAPEYTSDYTDYTTHPPIRELSAPNRSQPPPQSRTTSRSRAPPSSPPTDRRTRSRSADVQGPSGRGVTRFEAEHHTQRGGHTQREGAQRDIRGSSGGQSAPGQEATHDNNPQALPVVSRSALPQGPGTQQGPTTPRAADSRALADPNHLAQAHMAQQHRAAPVQTAPQGPGKQTQLVTNGANRPGQGGTAPVPHSSARRNPGELTQAALTAHTKGAQVFQSRRQQTQAALLHSEEQARVLAARHAPTPPPAIPLAQFQTLPKKNQHRSPARGAQPARPPVNVPVAQRPARVRPRPADQHRRPGDGGRGQQPRGPQPQKHQAPRGRPR is encoded by the exons ATGAGACAACCTTTGCTGCTTCTCAGTCTGTCGCTGGCAG TCCTCCTCTGGGCCAGCGCGCGGGCTCAGAACCAGGTCGAGATCAAGTTCCAGACTGACCCGGTGCTGGTCCAAACCGGTTCAGAGATCGTGTTGACGGTGCTGACGGTGCTGACGGCGCCCCAGGTTTTCAACGTGCTGTGGCAGTACCAAGGAGTGGGCGTGGCTCAGTGGAGCCAAACGGGCCCGTCCACCAACGCGGGGACCCAGTTCGAGGGCAGGATCGCCGTCACGGCCAACCAGCTCCGAATCAAAGGCGCCCAGCTCCGAGATGCGGGGGCCTTCACCGTGACCGTTGAGCCCGCTGCTACAACAGGCCTGCTACCAAACTCTGGATCTGTTCAGCTGAGGGTGTTTG AGGCGGTTGCCGGGGTGACTCTGCAGGTCCCCTCCATAGCGGTGGAGGGGAGAAACGTGTCTCTGAGCTGCACGTGGACCAGCGGGACAGAGATCACGGTCCAGTGGGGCAAGGGAGGCGCGTCCGTCCCCTCCGACCCCAGCATCACCATCTCGGGTGGCTCGCTGGTCATAAACCCGGCCAGACGGGGGGACGCCGGGGACTACTCGTGTACCGCCAGCAACCCCGTCAGCGCCCAAACCGCCACCCAGCGGCTCACTGTTTACT ATGGCCCGGACACGCCGGTGCTGACCAAGGTTTCCCCGAAAGTGTGTGTCGGCGGCGGGGACGTGATGGTGGGACAGACCGCGCGTCTCACCTGCACGTCCGACTCGCTGCCCCCCGCCCTCTTCTCGTGGCAGCGTGGCGGGCAGGCGGTGGCGTCCGGACAGCCGGACAGCGGGGTGCTCACCGTCCAGACCTTCTCCACCCAAGAGAGCGCGCGCTACGTCTGCACGGCCAGAAACGCCCTCATCGGCAGCATGTCGCAGCAAGGCACGGACCTGACCATCGTAG CCACATGTCTGGATGTAGGGGAAGTGGTGGGGATTGTGATTGGATGCTTGCTGCTGATCCTAATCATCGTGCTCCTCGTCGTGCTCATTGTCTTCCTCATACGAAGGCGGAggg CACAACAGAGACACAGTGATAGTGCCGTGCCCGTGCAGAAGACCAACCCACATCTCAGGCCTGTA CCTCCAGATCCACTACCTAATGGTGCAAGGGATTTGGGCCAAGGTCCCCCTCCCCCGCTCTATCACTCGAACACGCACACCCTTCAGCCTGACCGCGCGCACACAGACCCGCGCGCAGATCGCGGCGACCCGCAGCAGCTGAGCGGCGTGCCAAACGCCGACACACAACAGCAGAACGGTCGCACGCGCACAAGCGGGCTCCTACACAACGCATCTCAGAATGCTAATTCGGACCCGCGCAACGGCATCGACAACCGGACCTTCACGCACACCGATGCTCCGAATGCCACCGCGCAGCCACAAAACCCCGACGTTGTCATCCGGGCCGGGGATCACCAGGTCAGCCTGAACACGCTGCAGCAAAACAACCGTGCACAAATGCCCACCATTCATGTCAACCTCACCTTGTACCCAAACACCGGTCAGCAGGCTCAGGGAGAAAACGCATTTCCGTTGACCGACACGAACGATCGCAACGCTTCGCGAAATCAACAAACCGTGACCCATACAGGGCAATCAAATCCCAGAATGCAAAGTGGACAGTCGTACCGCAGTGACCCCCGGGCGAATGGTCACCAGGATCAGCCTGGCCTAGTCCAGACTGGATACACACACTATAATGGAAATAACACATCTCAGCGAAACGCCAACACGCAGACGTACGGGCAGCAGCCAGAACCTCCTCGCCGGGCCGACAGGAACTCATGGGATCTTCTGAGAGGGACACCAGCGTATCCCAGTGGCACTCCTCAAAGAGGACAGACAGCGCCTGAGTACACTTCTGACTACACAGACTAcaccacccatccacccatacGAGAGTTGAGCGCGCCAAACCGATCCCAGCCTCCACCTCAGAGCCGAACCACTTCCCGGAGCAGAGCTCCGCCCAGTTCACCgccaacggacagacggacgcGGAGCCGCTCGGCCGATGTTCAAGGCCCGAGCGGCCGCGGTGTAACGCGGTTTGAGGCTGAGcaccacacacagagaggcggCCACACACAAAGGGAGGGCGCTCAGCGAGACATCAGAGGCTCGTCTGGTGGCCAGAGCGCCCCCGGGCAGGAAGCCACGCACGACAATAACCCCCAGGCGCTGCCCGTCGTGAGCCGCTCTGCTCTGCCACAAGGACCGGGGACACAACAGGGGCCGACTACGCCGCGGGCTGCGGATTCAAGAGCTTTGGCTGATCCTAATCACCTTGCACAGGCACACATGGCCCAGCAACACAGAGCCGCGCCGGTCCAAACGGCACCGCAAGGCCCGGGCAAACAGACACAACTTGTCACAAACGGCGCCAATCGGCCCGGCCAAGGAGGCACGGCTCCAGTCCCGCACTCCTCTGCCCGGCGTAATCCGGGCGAGCTGACCCAGGCTGCCCTCACAGCCCACACCAAGGGGGCTCAAGTGTTTCAGAGTCGGAGGCAACAGACCCAGGCGGCTCTGCTTCATTCCGAAGAGCAGGCACGGGTCCTCGCTGCTCGCCACGCGCCGACGCCTCCCCCGGCAATCCCCCTCGCGCAGTTCCAGACCCTCCCCAAGAAGAACCAGCACAGATCCCCTGCCAGAGGCGCTCAGCCCGCGAGACCCCCTGTTAACGTACCGGTGGCTCAGCGGCCCGCACGAGTCCGTCCGCGGCCCGCCGACCAACACCGCCGTCCCGGGGATGGCGGACGGGGGCAACAACCCCGCGGCCCCCAACCACAGAAG CATCAGGCACCCAGAGGGAGACCCAGATGA
- the LOC120811092 gene encoding uncharacterized protein LOC120811092 isoform X1 — translation MKRVFPFLFTACSEYQIVPSLDSLPHPAFFWGACLNHLNGVMDLQRFLCWKAALLILSLPRGLRCMSVHILNEEPVHVMPDSSLVLRARIEHGPLEEVSAVTWEREPESGVGHDRVTLARCPAGGLECAGTRPSVHVRVDLRETTLQMDGYSGAESGVYAVTVTDHKGAETTARCVVRSYEAVHHVSVSINVSHASLLCGEAWGTEPRFSWFHERVAVTDAVGRVSGDGTTLFVTRTPFCGHFTCVVSNKLGHSAASYTAAPCRTEGRGPTAAVLCPVLLLLLLFGGGLAFLLWRRHKHSYRGERLQDHLDDTI, via the exons ATGAAACgggtttttccttttctcttcacAGCGTGCTCCGAATACCAGATCGTCCCCTCCCTGGACTCCCTTCCCCACCCCGCTTTTTTTTGGGGAGCTTGTTTGAACCATTTGAACG GTGTCATGGATCTGCAGCGTTTCCTGTGTTGGAAAGCGGCCCTGCTGATTCTCTCGT TGCCCCGTGGGCTCCGGTGCATGTCGGTGCACATCCTCAACGAGGAGCCGGTGCACGTGATGCCGGACTCCAGTCTGGTGCTGAGGGCCCGGATCGAGCACGGGCCCCTGGAGGAGGTCTCCGCCGTGACCTGGGAACGGGAGCCCGAAAGCGGCGTCGGCCACGACAGAGTGACGCTGGCCCGCTGCCCCGCCGGAGGCCTCGAGTGCGCCGGCACCAGGCCCAGCGTGCACGTCCGCGTGGACCTGCGGGAGACGACGCTCCAGATGGACGGGTACAGCGGGGCGGAGAGCGGCGTGTACGCCGTGACCGTGACGGATCACAAGGGGGCCGAGACCACGGCGCGCTGCGTCGTCCGCAGCTATG AGGCGGTGCACCACGTGTCGGTCAGCATCAACGTGTCCCACGCCTCGCTGCTTTGCGGCGAGGCGTGGGGCACGGAGCCGCGCTTCAGCTGGTTCCACGAGAGGGTCGCCGTCACCGATGCCGTGGGGAGGGTCTCCGGAGACGGAACCACGTTGTTTGTGACCCGGACGCCCTTCTGCGGCCATTTCACCTGCGTGGTCAGCAACAAGCTGGGCCACAGCGCCGCCAGCTACACCGCGG CGCCTTGCAGGACAGAGGGCAGGGGGCCAACAGCAGCCGTCCTGtgtcccgtcctcctcctcctgctgctgtttggagGGGGGCTGGCGTTCCTGCTCTGGAG gcGACACAAGCACAGTTACAGAGGAGAGAGGCTGCAGGATCATTTGGATGACACCatctaa
- the LOC120811092 gene encoding uncharacterized protein LOC120811092 isoform X2: MDLQRFLCWKAALLILSLPRGLRCMSVHILNEEPVHVMPDSSLVLRARIEHGPLEEVSAVTWEREPESGVGHDRVTLARCPAGGLECAGTRPSVHVRVDLRETTLQMDGYSGAESGVYAVTVTDHKGAETTARCVVRSYEAVHHVSVSINVSHASLLCGEAWGTEPRFSWFHERVAVTDAVGRVSGDGTTLFVTRTPFCGHFTCVVSNKLGHSAASYTAAPCRTEGRGPTAAVLCPVLLLLLLFGGGLAFLLWRRHKHSYRGERLQDHLDDTI; the protein is encoded by the exons ATGGATCTGCAGCGTTTCCTGTGTTGGAAAGCGGCCCTGCTGATTCTCTCGT TGCCCCGTGGGCTCCGGTGCATGTCGGTGCACATCCTCAACGAGGAGCCGGTGCACGTGATGCCGGACTCCAGTCTGGTGCTGAGGGCCCGGATCGAGCACGGGCCCCTGGAGGAGGTCTCCGCCGTGACCTGGGAACGGGAGCCCGAAAGCGGCGTCGGCCACGACAGAGTGACGCTGGCCCGCTGCCCCGCCGGAGGCCTCGAGTGCGCCGGCACCAGGCCCAGCGTGCACGTCCGCGTGGACCTGCGGGAGACGACGCTCCAGATGGACGGGTACAGCGGGGCGGAGAGCGGCGTGTACGCCGTGACCGTGACGGATCACAAGGGGGCCGAGACCACGGCGCGCTGCGTCGTCCGCAGCTATG AGGCGGTGCACCACGTGTCGGTCAGCATCAACGTGTCCCACGCCTCGCTGCTTTGCGGCGAGGCGTGGGGCACGGAGCCGCGCTTCAGCTGGTTCCACGAGAGGGTCGCCGTCACCGATGCCGTGGGGAGGGTCTCCGGAGACGGAACCACGTTGTTTGTGACCCGGACGCCCTTCTGCGGCCATTTCACCTGCGTGGTCAGCAACAAGCTGGGCCACAGCGCCGCCAGCTACACCGCGG CGCCTTGCAGGACAGAGGGCAGGGGGCCAACAGCAGCCGTCCTGtgtcccgtcctcctcctcctgctgctgtttggagGGGGGCTGGCGTTCCTGCTCTGGAG gcGACACAAGCACAGTTACAGAGGAGAGAGGCTGCAGGATCATTTGGATGACACCatctaa